The following coding sequences are from one Kosakonia sp. H02 window:
- the emrA gene encoding multidrug efflux MFS transporter periplasmic adaptor subunit EmrA — MSANAESHTPQQPVKKRGKRKGLLLLLTLLFIVIAVAYGIYWFLVLRHFEETDDAYVAGNQVQIMSQVSGSVTKVWADNTDFVKQGDVLVTLDATDAQQAFEKAQTELASSVRQTRQSMINSKQLLASIELKKTALAQAQSDFNRRVPLGSANLIGREELQHARDAVASAQAELDVAVQQYNANQAIVLDTRLEEQPAVKQAATEVRNSWLALQRTKIVSPITGYVSRRAVQPGAQISTTTALMAVVPATHLWVDANFKETQVAHMRIGQSATIISDIYGDDVAYSGKVVGLDMGTGSAFSLLPAQNATGNWIKVVQRLPVRIEIDAKQLADHPLRIGLSTLVKVDTSARDGQVLASQVRTTPAYESNAREISLEPVNTLIDNIVKANAG; from the coding sequence ATGAGCGCAAATGCGGAGAGTCATACCCCGCAGCAACCGGTCAAAAAGAGAGGCAAACGTAAAGGCCTCCTTCTTTTACTGACCTTGCTCTTTATTGTTATTGCCGTGGCATACGGGATTTATTGGTTTTTGGTACTGCGTCATTTTGAAGAGACCGATGATGCGTACGTGGCAGGGAATCAGGTACAAATCATGTCGCAGGTATCCGGCAGCGTGACAAAAGTCTGGGCCGATAATACCGATTTTGTTAAGCAAGGCGATGTGTTGGTGACGCTGGATGCGACGGATGCGCAACAGGCGTTTGAAAAAGCGCAAACAGAACTGGCGAGCAGCGTTCGTCAGACCCGCCAGTCGATGATCAACAGCAAGCAACTGCTGGCGAGTATTGAACTGAAAAAAACCGCGCTGGCGCAAGCTCAGAGCGACTTTAACCGCCGCGTGCCGCTGGGAAGCGCCAATTTGATTGGTCGCGAAGAGCTGCAACACGCCCGTGATGCGGTAGCCAGTGCGCAAGCCGAACTCGATGTTGCGGTGCAGCAATATAACGCGAACCAGGCGATCGTGCTTGATACCCGTCTGGAAGAGCAACCCGCCGTTAAGCAGGCAGCCACCGAAGTGCGTAATAGCTGGCTGGCGCTGCAACGAACCAAAATCGTCAGCCCGATAACCGGCTATGTTTCCCGCCGTGCCGTGCAGCCTGGCGCACAGATAAGCACCACCACCGCCTTGATGGCTGTTGTTCCGGCAACCCATTTGTGGGTGGATGCGAACTTTAAAGAGACTCAGGTTGCGCATATGCGCATCGGCCAGAGTGCGACGATCATCAGTGATATTTATGGTGATGACGTCGCGTACAGCGGTAAGGTTGTCGGTCTTGATATGGGTACCGGCAGCGCGTTCTCACTGCTGCCTGCGCAGAATGCCACCGGAAACTGGATCAAAGTGGTTCAGCGTTTGCCGGTGCGTATTGAGATCGATGCCAAACAACTCGCCGATCATCCGCTGCGTATTGGACTTTCCACATTAGTGAAAGTGGATACTTCCGCACGTGACGGTCAGGTGCTGGCAAGCCAGGTGCGTACGACTCCAGCTTATGAAAGCAACGCCCGGGAAATCAGCCTTGAGCCGGTCAATACGCTTATCGATAACATCGTAAAAGCCAACGCCGGTTAA
- the yqaB gene encoding fructose-1-phosphate/6-phosphogluconate phosphatase, with amino-acid sequence MYERYAGLIFDMDGTILDTEPTHRKAWHEVLARYGMHFDEQAMVGLNGSPTWRTAQAIIEANQADLDPHLLAQEKTAAVKAMLLDCVRPLPLIEVVKEWYGRRPMSVGTGSESFIAEALLAHLGLRQYFNAVIAADHVQHHKPAPDTFLLCAQRMGVEPSQCVVFEDADFGLLAARAAGMDVVDVRLL; translated from the coding sequence ATGTACGAACGTTATGCTGGTCTGATTTTCGATATGGATGGCACCATCCTCGATACTGAACCAACCCACCGCAAAGCCTGGCACGAGGTGCTGGCGCGTTACGGAATGCATTTTGACGAACAGGCCATGGTTGGGTTGAATGGCTCACCGACCTGGCGTACCGCACAAGCGATAATTGAAGCAAACCAGGCCGATCTCGATCCCCATTTATTAGCACAAGAGAAGACCGCAGCCGTAAAAGCGATGCTGCTGGATTGCGTGCGCCCGTTGCCGCTCATTGAAGTTGTAAAAGAGTGGTATGGCCGTCGCCCGATGTCCGTTGGCACTGGCAGCGAAAGTTTTATTGCCGAAGCATTACTGGCGCATCTCGGGCTTCGGCAATACTTCAATGCGGTCATCGCTGCCGATCACGTTCAACACCACAAACCTGCACCGGATACTTTCTTACTCTGCGCACAACGAATGGGCGTTGAGCCGTCGCAGTGCGTGGTGTTTGAAGATGCCGATTTCGGCCTGCTGGCCGCGCGCGCTGCCGGTATGGACGTTGTGGATGTTCGCTTATTGTGA
- the luxS gene encoding S-ribosylhomocysteine lyase, whose product MPLLDSFTVDHTRMEAPAVRVAKTMNTPHGDAITVFDLRFCIPNKEVMPEKGIHTLEHLFAGFMRNHLNGNGVEIIDISPMGCRTGFYMSLIGTPDEQRVADAWKAAMADVLKVKEQNQIPELNVYQCGTYQMHSLTEAQEIARHILESDVRVNSNEELALPKEKLQELHI is encoded by the coding sequence ATGCCGTTATTGGATAGCTTCACTGTCGATCATACCCGTATGGAAGCGCCTGCTGTCCGTGTTGCCAAAACAATGAACACGCCGCACGGCGACGCCATCACTGTATTCGACCTGCGTTTCTGCATTCCTAACAAAGAAGTGATGCCGGAAAAAGGGATCCACACCCTTGAGCATCTGTTTGCGGGCTTTATGCGTAATCACCTCAACGGCAACGGCGTTGAGATCATCGACATCTCGCCGATGGGCTGCCGCACGGGTTTCTACATGAGCCTGATCGGTACGCCGGATGAGCAGCGTGTAGCGGACGCCTGGAAAGCAGCGATGGCAGATGTTCTGAAGGTTAAAGAGCAGAACCAAATCCCGGAGCTGAACGTTTATCAGTGCGGGACGTACCAGATGCATTCGCTTACCGAAGCGCAGGAAATTGCGCGCCATATTCTTGAAAGCGATGTCCGTGTTAATAGCAACGAAGAGCTGGCCCTGCCGAAAGAAAAATTGCAGGAACTGCATATCTAG
- the mprA gene encoding transcriptional repressor MprA, giving the protein MDSSFTPIEQMLKFRASRYEDFPFQEILLTRLCMHMQGKLLENRNKMLKAQGINETLFMALITLESQENHSIQPSELSSALGSSRTNATRIADELEKRGWIQRRESDNDRRCLHLQLTDKGHEFLRQVLPPQHHCLHQLWSSLTVAEKDQLEQITRKLLSRLDQMDEEDIIHEALR; this is encoded by the coding sequence ATGGATAGTTCGTTCACGCCCATTGAGCAGATGCTCAAATTTCGCGCCAGCCGTTATGAAGATTTCCCGTTTCAGGAAATATTATTGACCCGCCTGTGTATGCACATGCAGGGTAAGTTACTGGAAAACCGTAATAAGATGCTGAAAGCGCAGGGCATTAACGAAACGTTGTTTATGGCGTTGATTACGCTGGAATCCCAGGAAAATCACAGCATTCAGCCTTCAGAACTGAGCAGTGCGCTGGGTTCGTCGCGCACTAATGCCACGCGTATCGCTGATGAGCTGGAAAAACGCGGCTGGATCCAGCGTCGCGAAAGCGATAACGATCGCCGCTGCCTGCACCTGCAACTTACTGATAAAGGTCATGAATTCCTGCGTCAGGTTCTGCCCCCGCAGCACCACTGCCTGCATCAACTCTGGTCTTCTCTGACCGTTGCCGAAAAAGACCAGCTCGAGCAAATCACCCGCAAACTCCTGTCACGCCTCGACCAGATGGATGAAGAAGACATTATTCACGAGGCGCTGCGCTAA
- a CDS encoding MFS transporter, producing the protein MTKPNQGLSPALIALMSIATGLAVASNYYPQPLLDTIANAFSLSPNQAGFIVTAAQLGYAAGLLFLVPLGDMFERRTLIVVMTLLSAGGMLITASSPSLSLMILGTALTGLFSVVAQILVPLAATLATPETRGKVVGTIMSGLLLGILLARTVAGLLATLGGWRTVYWVASVLMALMALALWRGLPKIKQETHLNYPQLLGSVFTLFAGDKLLRTRALLGCLCFANFSVLWTSMAFLLASPPFNFSDAVIGLFGLVGAAGALGARQAGTLADKGKSHLTTTAGLIFLLLSWIATWFGHSSVAALIIGIIVLDLTVQAVHITNQTIIYRVNPDARNRLTAGYMTSYFIGGAAGSLISASAWQHAGWTGVCVAGSTLAVLNLLVWWRGFHHQEAAS; encoded by the coding sequence ATGACAAAACCCAACCAGGGCCTGAGCCCGGCGCTGATCGCGCTGATGTCCATTGCCACCGGCCTTGCCGTCGCCAGTAACTATTACCCGCAGCCGTTGCTGGATACTATCGCCAACGCCTTTTCGCTCTCGCCAAACCAGGCGGGATTTATTGTGACCGCCGCACAGCTTGGCTATGCCGCCGGCTTACTGTTCCTGGTGCCGCTTGGCGATATGTTTGAACGCCGCACATTGATTGTGGTGATGACACTACTGTCGGCGGGCGGCATGTTAATCACCGCCAGTAGCCCGTCCCTGAGCTTGATGATCCTCGGTACCGCGCTGACCGGCCTGTTTTCCGTGGTGGCGCAAATCCTCGTCCCGCTGGCGGCTACACTTGCGACACCCGAGACACGCGGCAAAGTGGTCGGCACCATTATGAGCGGCCTGCTGCTCGGCATTTTGCTTGCGCGCACCGTTGCCGGGCTGCTTGCCACCCTCGGCGGCTGGCGCACCGTTTACTGGGTCGCCAGCGTGTTAATGGCGCTGATGGCGCTGGCCCTGTGGCGTGGTCTGCCGAAAATAAAGCAGGAGACGCACCTCAACTATCCGCAGTTGCTCGGCTCGGTGTTTACCCTCTTTGCTGGCGATAAACTGCTGCGCACCCGCGCGCTGCTCGGCTGCTTGTGCTTCGCCAACTTTAGCGTGTTGTGGACGTCGATGGCGTTCCTGCTGGCCTCACCGCCGTTTAACTTCTCTGACGCTGTCATCGGCCTGTTTGGCCTGGTGGGCGCAGCGGGTGCATTAGGCGCGCGGCAGGCAGGCACGCTGGCGGATAAAGGCAAATCGCATCTCACCACGACCGCTGGCCTCATTTTTCTGCTGCTGTCATGGATTGCCACCTGGTTTGGTCACAGCTCGGTTGCTGCACTGATTATTGGCATTATCGTGCTCGATCTCACCGTGCAGGCGGTACATATCACCAACCAGACGATTATCTACCGCGTAAATCCGGATGCGCGTAACCGCCTGACCGCCGGGTATATGACCAGCTACTTTATCGGTGGCGCGGCGGGTTCATTGATTTCCGCCTCGGCGTGGCAGCATGCGGGCTGGACCGGTGTTTGCGTGGCCGGTAGTACGCTTGCGGTGCTGAATTTGCTGGTGTGGTGGCGAGGATTTCACCATCAAGAGGCGGCAAGCTAA
- the emrB gene encoding multidrug efflux MFS transporter permease subunit EmrB: protein MQQKPLEGAQLVIMTIALSLATFMQVLDSTIANVAIPTIAGNLGSSLSQGTWVITSFGVANAISIPITGWLAKRVGEVKLFLWSTVAFAIASWACGVSNSLGMLIFFRVIQGIVAGPLIPLSQSLLLSNYPPAKRSVALALWSMTVIVAPICGPILGGYISDNYHWGWIFFINVPIGALVVLLTLQSLRGRETRTEQRRIDGIGLALLVVGIGSLQIMLDQGKELDWFNSTEIIVLTIVAVVAISFLVVWELTDENPIVDLSLFKSRNFTIGCLCISLAYMLYFGAIVLLPQLLQEVYGYTATWAGLASAPVGVIPVLLSPIIGRFAHKLDMRRLVTFSFIMYAVCFYWRAYTFEPGMDFGASAWPQFIQGFAVACFFMPLTTITLSGLPPERLAAASSLSNFTRTLAGSIGTSITTTLWTNRESLHHAQLTEAVNPYNPNSQEMYNQLQGLGLSQQQSSGWIAQQITNQGLIISANEIFWFSAGVFLILLSLVWFAKPPFGAGGGGGAH from the coding sequence ATGCAACAGAAACCGCTGGAAGGCGCGCAACTGGTCATTATGACCATTGCGCTTTCGCTTGCGACCTTCATGCAGGTGCTGGATTCCACCATCGCTAACGTTGCTATTCCGACTATCGCCGGTAACCTGGGGTCGTCTCTGAGCCAGGGAACCTGGGTTATCACCTCGTTCGGGGTGGCGAATGCCATCTCGATCCCCATCACCGGCTGGCTGGCGAAGCGCGTCGGCGAAGTGAAGCTGTTTCTCTGGTCCACCGTGGCGTTTGCTATCGCCTCGTGGGCATGCGGCGTGTCCAATAGCCTCGGGATGCTGATTTTCTTTCGCGTGATCCAGGGGATTGTGGCCGGGCCGTTGATTCCGCTATCGCAAAGCCTGTTGCTGAGCAACTACCCACCCGCTAAACGCTCTGTCGCGCTGGCGCTGTGGTCGATGACGGTGATCGTTGCGCCGATTTGCGGGCCGATACTCGGCGGCTATATCAGCGATAACTACCACTGGGGTTGGATCTTCTTTATCAACGTGCCGATTGGCGCGCTGGTGGTGTTGCTGACGCTGCAAAGCCTGCGCGGTCGCGAAACGCGTACCGAACAGCGGCGCATTGATGGCATTGGTCTGGCGCTGTTGGTGGTGGGGATCGGTAGCCTGCAAATCATGCTCGACCAGGGTAAAGAGCTGGACTGGTTCAACTCGACGGAAATTATCGTGCTGACAATTGTCGCCGTGGTGGCGATAAGTTTCCTGGTGGTGTGGGAGTTAACCGACGAGAACCCAATTGTCGATTTGTCGTTGTTTAAGTCGCGCAATTTTACCATCGGCTGTTTGTGTATCAGCCTCGCCTATATGCTCTACTTCGGCGCGATTGTGCTGTTGCCGCAGTTGTTGCAGGAGGTTTATGGCTATACCGCAACCTGGGCGGGTCTGGCCTCTGCGCCCGTTGGGGTTATTCCGGTCTTGCTGTCGCCGATTATTGGCCGCTTCGCCCATAAGCTCGATATGCGCCGCCTGGTGACATTCAGCTTTATTATGTATGCGGTGTGCTTCTACTGGCGTGCGTATACATTTGAGCCGGGGATGGACTTTGGCGCGTCGGCGTGGCCGCAGTTTATTCAGGGTTTCGCGGTGGCCTGCTTCTTTATGCCGCTGACGACCATTACCCTTTCCGGTTTGCCGCCCGAACGCCTGGCGGCCGCGTCCAGCCTCTCGAACTTTACGCGAACGCTGGCGGGCTCTATCGGGACGTCGATTACCACCACACTGTGGACTAACCGGGAATCGTTGCACCATGCGCAGTTAACGGAAGCGGTCAATCCTTATAACCCGAACTCGCAGGAGATGTATAACCAACTGCAAGGGCTGGGTTTGTCGCAACAGCAGTCGTCTGGCTGGATAGCCCAGCAGATTACTAACCAGGGGCTGATCATTTCGGCTAACGAGATTTTCTGGTTTTCGGCGGGCGTGTTCTTGATCCTGCTGAGCCTGGTGTGGTTCGCTAAACCGCCGTTTGGCGCTGGCGGCGGCGGTGGCGCGCATTAA
- the gshA gene encoding glutamate--cysteine ligase has product MIPDVSQALSWLEKNPQALKGIQRGLERETLRVNADGALATTGHAAALGSALTHKWITTDFAEALLEFITPVDGDIDHMLTIMRDIHRYTARQIGDERMWPLSMPCYIKEGQDIELAQYGTSNIGRLKTLYREGLKNRYGALMQTISGVHYNFSLPMAFWQAKSGSTDKETVSDGYFRLIRNYYRFGWVIPYLFGASPAICSSFLQGKPTTLPFEKTANGMLYLPYATSLRLSDLGYTNKSQNNLGITFNNLHDYVVALKRAIKTPSEEYAKIGLQKNGKYLQINTNILQIENELYAPVRPKRVTRSGETPSDALLRGGIEYIEVRSLDINPFTAIGVDEQQVRFLDLFMVWCVLADAPEMSSDELLCTRTNWNRVILEGRKPGLTLGIGCETAQYPLADVGRDLFSDLKRVAQTLDGVYGGNEYETVCDQLVASFDDPELTFSARILRSMIDNGIGGTGKALGDQYRSQLREEPLEILREEDFIAECKASLARQAEVEAGDTEPFEALLARHA; this is encoded by the coding sequence TTGATCCCGGACGTATCACAGGCGTTGTCCTGGCTGGAAAAAAATCCTCAGGCGCTGAAAGGGATCCAACGCGGTCTTGAGCGTGAAACCCTGCGCGTTAATGCGGATGGGGCATTGGCGACAACAGGTCACGCGGCAGCGCTTGGCTCTGCATTAACCCATAAATGGATTACAACTGATTTTGCCGAAGCGCTGCTGGAGTTTATCACTCCGGTTGATGGTGATATCGACCATATGTTGACCATTATGCGCGATATCCACCGCTACACCGCCCGCCAGATTGGCGATGAGCGCATGTGGCCGCTGAGTATGCCCTGCTATATAAAAGAAGGGCAGGACATCGAACTGGCGCAATACGGCACCTCTAATATTGGTCGCCTGAAAACGCTCTATCGTGAAGGGCTGAAAAACCGCTACGGCGCGCTGATGCAAACCATCTCCGGCGTGCATTATAATTTCTCGCTGCCGATGGCGTTCTGGCAGGCAAAAAGCGGCAGCACCGATAAAGAAACGGTTTCGGACGGCTATTTCCGCCTGATCCGCAATTACTACCGCTTTGGCTGGGTGATCCCCTATCTATTCGGCGCTTCTCCGGCGATCTGCTCATCGTTCCTGCAAGGCAAACCGACTACGCTGCCGTTTGAGAAAACAGCGAACGGGATGCTCTATCTGCCCTATGCGACCTCGCTGCGCTTGAGCGATTTGGGTTACACCAATAAATCGCAAAACAACCTGGGCATCACCTTTAACAATCTGCACGATTACGTCGTTGCTCTGAAGCGCGCCATTAAAACGCCTTCGGAAGAGTATGCAAAAATCGGTTTGCAAAAAAACGGTAAGTACCTGCAAATCAATACCAATATCCTGCAAATCGAGAACGAGCTTTATGCGCCTGTTCGCCCGAAACGCGTTACCCGCAGCGGCGAAACACCGTCGGATGCACTGCTGCGCGGCGGTATTGAATACATTGAAGTGCGCTCGCTGGATATCAACCCATTCACCGCGATTGGCGTTGACGAGCAGCAGGTGCGTTTCCTCGATCTGTTTATGGTCTGGTGCGTGCTGGCCGATGCGCCTGAAATGAGCAGCGATGAACTGCTGTGTACCCGCACCAACTGGAATCGCGTGATTCTGGAAGGGCGCAAACCTGGTCTGACGCTGGGAATTGGCTGCGAAACTGCACAGTACCCGCTCGCCGATGTGGGGCGCGATCTGTTTAGCGATCTGAAACGAGTAGCGCAGACGCTTGATGGCGTGTACGGTGGCAATGAGTATGAAACAGTGTGTGACCAACTGGTTGCCAGCTTCGACGATCCGGAATTAACCTTCTCTGCGCGTATTTTGCGCTCGATGATCGATAATGGGATTGGCGGCACCGGTAAGGCGCTGGGCGATCAGTACCGCTCACAGCTGCGTGAAGAGCCGCTGGAGATCTTGCGTGAAGAAGATTTTATCGCCGAATGTAAAGCATCACTGGCGCGTCAGGCAGAGGTTGAAGCCGGGGATACGGAGCCGTTTGAAGCGTTGCTTGCGCGTCACGCCTGA
- a CDS encoding YqaA family protein has product MSDSLSLFSLFASSFLSATILPGNSEVVLVAMLLAHTSQPWWLVGIATMGNSLGGLTNVILGRFFPQRKVSRWQEKATHWLRRYGAVALLLSWMPVMGDLLCVLAGWLRLSWGPVLFFLCLGKALRYVALALVTLQGMTWWH; this is encoded by the coding sequence GTGAGCGACTCACTGTCGCTCTTCTCATTGTTCGCCAGCAGTTTCCTCAGCGCTACGATTTTGCCAGGCAACTCTGAGGTCGTGCTGGTCGCAATGTTACTCGCGCATACAAGCCAGCCCTGGTGGCTTGTTGGAATAGCAACAATGGGTAATAGCCTTGGAGGGCTGACTAACGTTATCCTTGGTCGTTTCTTTCCGCAGCGTAAGGTATCGCGCTGGCAGGAAAAAGCTACCCACTGGCTCAGGCGCTATGGCGCAGTGGCGCTGTTGTTGAGCTGGATGCCTGTTATGGGCGATTTACTGTGTGTTCTTGCGGGATGGCTACGCCTTTCGTGGGGGCCCGTACTGTTTTTTTTATGCCTTGGCAAAGCGTTGCGCTATGTGGCTCTTGCTCTCGTAACGCTTCAGGGTATGACGTGGTGGCACTAA
- a CDS encoding FKBP-type peptidyl-prolyl cis-trans isomerase N-terminal domain-containing protein, with protein sequence MRKLLYLSVVLLSTISASAVGADSTALLERLNKENIISVGPKSPFTQTGIPASPVVMPANSAPVKPSVAPKKDASEKEIRLLKSKLAASRREVQALRKKQAAAVPAKKSDEQVNAASHENIRLKQQLAEATKRHVQDAGKFQAISNENSQLQRQLKTSQQQLAEAKKQGAEQNAKLQLTATKTTDHVKQLTEVNKKHGEVKGQLDVATKKVNEQASRIATLEEKLKQSSAEKERVQQQLVAALAIPRKAEKEPAKVSNPVFSLAANKSEQAKTNYAWGIWFAEKVQLESETLKSAGQKFLPPAFLQGLQDKFAGSLQMQPADIEKVLSALNKRVADARQRDMTSNKKQGQQLLADAAKLKGAERAESGVVYLVEKRGEGAAIAANDVIRFKVDEKVSSGKILAKGEIHTGRVSELPPLMRAGVEKLVVGGRVRIYIPVELAYGEEGIPGAVPPGVASTMTLEVLSIEK encoded by the coding sequence ATGAGAAAGTTATTATATTTATCGGTTGTATTGCTATCGACTATTTCAGCCTCTGCGGTCGGTGCTGATTCTACGGCGTTACTCGAACGTCTTAACAAAGAGAACATAATATCCGTCGGGCCAAAATCCCCTTTTACCCAGACGGGCATTCCCGCGAGCCCGGTCGTCATGCCTGCAAATTCCGCTCCTGTGAAACCGAGCGTCGCGCCTAAAAAGGACGCGAGCGAGAAAGAGATCAGGCTGCTGAAAAGTAAGCTTGCAGCATCGCGGCGTGAAGTGCAGGCGTTGCGTAAAAAACAGGCCGCCGCTGTGCCGGCAAAGAAATCGGATGAACAAGTAAACGCTGCCAGTCACGAAAATATACGGCTAAAGCAGCAGTTAGCGGAAGCGACGAAAAGGCACGTGCAGGATGCCGGGAAGTTTCAGGCCATCAGCAATGAGAACAGCCAGCTGCAACGGCAATTAAAAACCAGCCAGCAGCAACTGGCCGAAGCGAAAAAACAGGGCGCGGAGCAAAATGCGAAGCTCCAGCTTACGGCGACAAAAACGACGGATCACGTTAAACAACTCACGGAAGTGAATAAAAAGCATGGCGAGGTAAAAGGCCAGCTTGATGTCGCCACGAAAAAGGTGAATGAACAGGCGTCACGTATCGCGACGCTGGAAGAGAAGCTGAAACAGAGCAGCGCAGAGAAAGAACGGGTTCAGCAGCAGCTTGTCGCGGCGCTGGCCATACCGCGCAAGGCGGAAAAAGAACCGGCAAAAGTAAGCAATCCTGTTTTCTCGCTGGCTGCGAACAAGTCTGAACAAGCGAAAACCAATTACGCCTGGGGCATCTGGTTTGCAGAAAAAGTGCAGCTTGAAAGCGAAACGCTGAAAAGCGCCGGGCAAAAATTTCTGCCGCCGGCATTTCTGCAAGGCTTACAGGACAAGTTTGCCGGTAGCCTGCAAATGCAACCCGCTGATATCGAAAAAGTGCTGAGCGCACTAAACAAGCGGGTGGCTGATGCGCGTCAACGCGACATGACAAGCAACAAGAAACAGGGGCAGCAGCTTCTGGCGGATGCGGCAAAGCTTAAAGGTGCCGAGCGGGCAGAAAGCGGCGTCGTCTATCTGGTTGAAAAACGTGGAGAAGGCGCGGCGATTGCGGCTAATGATGTCATCCGTTTTAAAGTGGATGAAAAAGTTAGCTCGGGCAAGATTCTGGCCAAAGGTGAGATTCATACCGGGCGGGTAAGTGAACTGCCGCCGCTCATGCGTGCAGGCGTGGAAAAGCTGGTCGTTGGCGGCAGGGTGAGAATTTATATCCCGGTCGAACTGGCTTACGGCGAGGAAGGAATACCCGGCGCGGTGCCGCCAGGTGTTGCTTCGACAATGACGCTGGAAGTCCTCAGCATCGAGAAATAA
- a CDS encoding DcrB-related protein, producing MADYILQEATLALPDVFKDRTMNLFTLNDKGASEFTFVVSRASANKGETLQSVAARILRELEITVPQFQLELSRPVTVDGEPAIELYYQFKNDSAVIIQRQTVVLLDEAPAGKKIVSYIGTCPDEFSDYHQRQYQDIIQSIKFHRQSEASPEQMLPPDDPQIFFALDTETKHLNSYAGIQSLYQHLPLQRAREGVFLLYAQSGQALKIAPVPGSEPVRYALWTMRSDNGHALEQQLSVCRTYGGVEGLDTADDVRRFLSRHRDGLNHG from the coding sequence GTGGCTGATTATATTCTTCAGGAAGCAACCCTTGCCCTGCCAGATGTGTTTAAAGACAGAACCATGAATTTATTCACGCTTAATGATAAGGGTGCCAGTGAGTTTACTTTTGTCGTATCCCGCGCCAGCGCAAACAAAGGTGAGACACTCCAGTCCGTGGCGGCACGAATTTTACGTGAACTTGAAATAACCGTTCCTCAATTTCAGCTTGAGCTGTCACGACCGGTCACTGTTGATGGTGAGCCCGCCATTGAGCTCTATTACCAGTTTAAAAATGACAGTGCGGTCATTATTCAACGCCAGACCGTCGTCTTACTTGATGAGGCACCCGCAGGTAAGAAAATCGTTAGCTACATTGGCACATGTCCTGATGAATTTAGCGATTATCATCAGCGGCAGTATCAGGACATTATCCAGAGCATCAAATTTCACCGGCAATCAGAAGCATCGCCCGAACAGATGCTCCCTCCCGATGATCCGCAGATCTTTTTTGCTTTAGACACCGAGACAAAGCATCTCAACTCCTATGCAGGCATACAGTCGCTGTATCAACATTTGCCCCTGCAACGTGCGCGTGAAGGTGTATTTCTGCTTTATGCCCAAAGTGGGCAGGCGCTAAAGATTGCCCCGGTACCCGGCAGTGAGCCGGTGCGCTATGCGCTCTGGACAATGCGCTCGGATAACGGACACGCTTTAGAGCAGCAACTTTCAGTCTGTCGGACATATGGCGGCGTTGAGGGGCTTGATACAGCGGATGACGTTCGGCGTTTTCTCAGCCGCCATCGGGATGGATTGAACCATGGCTGA